The Brassica napus cultivar Da-Ae chromosome C7, Da-Ae, whole genome shotgun sequence genome has a segment encoding these proteins:
- the LOC111207844 gene encoding uncharacterized protein LOC111207844, with translation MGKNSKKKKEKPILSKEEKNAKKALKKKNQKERVKSKTERKEANRRKRVEEEDAQASPRSTASTSKKKKMKKSNESPTSTIKKAEKKRSKKLKKLEKLREPLILTKEEQDRIDELKSRPIIAWWDFENLSYPWVGVYKMILNKLRREGYTGKLELHAIVGYKGDKEPKQDKTFTMHYGDLNPRPTKGTKGDQKADNHMRKLINDFLEDEEMAPQNTLLITNDNGFREELDLLRAAGHGVLLATMQKSLIIKAGSHKVWFWKHEIVQQD, from the exons ATGGGGAAGaattcgaagaagaagaaggagaagccaATCCTTTCCAAAGAGGAGAAGAATGCTAAGAAGGCGctcaagaagaagaatcagaaagAGAGGGTGAAGAGTAAGACGGAGAGGAAAGAAGCGAACCGGAGGAAGCGTGTAGAGGAAGAAGACGCACAAGCAAGCCCTAGATCTACTGCCTCTAcctcaaagaagaagaagatgaagaagagtaaCGAAAGCCCTACCTCAACGATCAAGAAAGCTGAGAAGAAGAGGTCAAAAAAGCTCAAGAAACTGGAGAAGTTGAGGGAGCCTCTGATACTAACCAAGGAAGAACAAGATAGGATCGATGAATTGAAGAGTAGACCCATCATAGCATGGTGGGATTTCGAGAATCTTTCATATCCTTGGGTTGGAGTGTATAAAATGATTCTGAATAAGCTCAGGCGTGAGGGCTATACTGGTAAGCTTGAGCTCCATGCCATTGTGGGGTACAAGGGTGATAAAGAGCCTAAACAGGACAAGACTTTCACTATGCATTACGGTGACCTTAATCCTA GACCAACCAAGGGAACCAAGGGTGATCAGAAAGCAGACAATCATATGAGAAAACTGATCAATGACTTTCTTGAAGATGAAGAAATGGCTCCTCAGAACACGCTTCTCATCACAAATGACAACGGTTTCAGGGAGGAATTGGATTTGTTGAGAGCCGCTGGACACGGTGTCTTGTTGGCTACTATGCAAAAGTCTCTGATTATCAAAGCGGGAAGCCACAAAGTCTGGTTCTGGAAACACGAGATTGTCCAACAAGACTAA
- the LOC106407479 gene encoding putative pentatricopeptide repeat-containing protein At4g17915 has translation MVLGLVKFTGLSTRLLNICVHSLCKFRKIEKAETLITDGIRLGVSPDVVTYNTLITGYCRFVGIEEAYAVTRRMRDAGIRPDVATYNSLIAGAARRLMLDRVLYLFDEMLEWGLYPDLWSYNTLMCCYFKLGKQDEAFRVLYKDLRLAGLSPGPDTYNVLLDALCKCGYVDDALEMFREMQSRFKPGLMTYNILINGLCKARRVGTAKWMLTELKRSGYTPNAVTYTTILKLYFKTRRIRRGLELFLEMKREGYTYDGYAYFAVVSALVKTGKTKEAFEYMQELVRNGRRHDIVSYNTLLNLYFREGDLDAVDDLLGEIERKGMKADEYTHTIIVNGLLRTGQTRRAEKHFVSMGEMGIGLNLVTCNCLVDGLCKAGHVDRALRLFESMEVKDEYTYTCVVHNLCKETRFVCASKLLLSCYSKGIKIPSSARRAVLSGLRMSGCYGEARMAKAKMKLAQVGDS, from the coding sequence ATGGTTCTTGGGCTCGTCAAATTCACGGGACTATCAACAAGGCTCCTCAACATATGCGTTCATTCCCTCTGCAAATTCCGAAAAATCGAGAAAGCCGAAACCTTGATCACAGACGGAATCAGACTAGGCGTTTCTCCCGATGTCGTCACTTACAACACTTTGATCACCGGGTACTGCCGTTTCGTCGGAATCGAAGAAGCTTACGCCGTCACTCGCCGTATGAGAGACGCCGGGATTAGACCCGACGTCGCTACGTATAACTCCCTAATCGCTGGAGCCGCGAGACGGCTGATGCTGGATCGTGTCCTCTACCTGTTCGACGAAATGCTCGAGTGGGGTTTGTACCCTGACTTGTGGAGTTACAACACTTTGATGTGTTGTTACTTCAAGCTAGGGAAGCAAGACGAAGCCTTTCGTGTTCTTTACAAGGATCTTCGCCTCGCGGGGCTTAGTCCCGGTCCTGATACTTACAATGTGCTGCTTGATGCTCTTTGCAAGTGTGGTTATGTAGACGATGCTCTTGAGATGTTTAGAGAGATGCAGAGTAGGTTTAAGCCAGGGTTAATGACTTATAACATTCTTATCAACGGGCTTTGTAAAGCCAGGAGGGTCGGTACTGCGAAATGGATGTTGACAGAGCTTAAGAGATCGGGTTACACTCCTAATGCAGTTACTTACACGACGATATTAAAGCTGTATTTCAAGACTAGGAGGATTAGAAGAGGGCTTGAGTTGTTTCTAGAGATGAAAAGAGAAGGGTATACTTATGATGGGTACGCTTATTTCGCGGTTGTTAGTGCTTTGGTTAAGACAGGGAAGACGAAAGAGGCGTTTGAGTATATGCAGGAGCTGGTTAGGAACGGTAGGAGACACGACATTGTTTCGTATAATACGTTGTTGAATCTGTATTTTAGAGAAGGGGATTTGGATGCGGTGGATGATTTGTTGGGGGAGATAGAGAGGAAAGGAATGAAAGCTGATGAGTATACGCACACGATCATAGTCAACGGTTTGTTGAGGACGGGACAGACGAGGAGAGCAGAGAAGCATTTTGTAAGTATGGGAGAGATGGGGATTGGGTTGAATCTCGTGACGTGTAACTGTTTGGTTGATGGGTTGTGTAAAGCGGGTCATGTGGACCGTGCGTTGAGATTGTTTGAGTCGATGGAAGTGAAAGATGAGTATACGTATACTTGTGTTGTGCATAATCTCTGTAAAGAAACGAGGTTTGTATGTGCTTCCAAGCTGCTTTTGTCGTGTTACAGTAAAGGAATCAAGATTCCGTCGTCTGCGAGACGAGCTGTTTTGTCGGGTTTAAGGATGTCGGGGTGTTATGGTGAAGCGAGAATGGCTAAAGCCAAAATGAAACTGGCTCAGGTTGGGGATTCCTGA
- the LOC125590034 gene encoding transcriptional regulator ATRX homolog, whose translation MGKNPKKKKEKPILSKEEKDAKKALKKKNQKERVKKKTERKEANRRKRVQEEEEDAQASPRSTASTSKKRKKSKQEETEESSISTASTSKKMKKSKQEETEERPRSTASTSKKKKSNESPISKAEKKRIRKIKKLNKLRKPLILTKEEQRRVNRLKSRKTIAWWDYENLSYPKVGAFKMIENKLRREGYTGELELHAIVGYKGDEEPTQDKTFTMHYGDLNPSRPFFF comes from the coding sequence ATGGGGAAGaatccgaagaagaagaaggagaagccaATCCTTTCCAAAGAGGAGAAGGATGCTAAGAAGGCGctcaagaagaagaatcagaaagagagggtgaagaagaagacggaGAGGAAAGAAGCGAACAGGAGGAAGCGTGtacaggaagaagaagaagacgcacAAGCAAGCCCTAGATCTACTGCGTCTACctcaaagaagaggaagaagagtaaGCAAGAAGAAACCGAGGAAAGCTCTATATCTACTGCCTCTACctcaaagaagatgaagaagagtaaGCAAGAAGAAACGGAGGAACGCCCTAGATCTACTGCATCTAcctcaaagaagaagaagagtaacGAAAGCCCTATCTCAAAGGCTGAGAAGAAGAGGATAAGAAAGATCAAGAAACTGAATAAGTTGAGGAAGCCTCTGATACTAACCAAGGAAGAACAACGTAGGGTCAATAGACTGAAGAGTAGGAAAACCATTGCTTGGTGGGACTATGAAAATCTTTCATATCCTAAGGTTGGAGCGTTCAAAATGATTGAGAATAAGCTCAGGCGTGAGGGCTATACTGGTGAGCTTGAGCTCCATGCCATTGTGGGGTACAAGGGTGATGAAGAGCCAACACAGGACAAGACTTTCACTATGCATTACGGTGACCTTAATCCTAGTAggcctttttttttctaa
- the LOC106408352 gene encoding AT-hook motif nuclear-localized protein 13, whose amino-acid sequence MEDSKEPNQQQQLQPPHGTLTGSYNRNAATLTGPTSTPQAMPHWLSVGDLSQRQPQQPWMQFGNEQPGRGRPRKYASSDVIDLSLRLGGGGGASANSSDPPPVKRTRGRPPGPVKTQLNALGTPSIFLETPFFFNQIKIYHCLLIGGAGTPFIPDIIEVEAGEDIAAKIVAYTHQAGPREVVILSASGAISSALLNSPSGVVKYEGQYEIVAMSGSFLNTESNGTLTITGDLSVSLANHNGKIVGGIVAGMLVAGSQVQVGVGSFVPERVVENNTEPASGPATASGSGGLNDSKSPLHQVGNSTPQPPDQMCDLRLWPGSNPQ is encoded by the exons ATGGAGGATTCTAAAGAACCCAACCAACAGCAGCAGCTACAACCACCGCATGGGACGCTTACGGGCTCCTACAACCGCAACGCCGCCACGTTAACCGGTCCCACCTCCACTCCTCAGGCGATGCCCCACTGGTTATCTGTCGGGGATCTCTCGCAGCGCCAGCCTCAACAACCGTGGATGCAGTTCGGGAACGAGCAACCAGGAAGAGGACGACCGAGGAAGTATGCTTCTTCTGATGTCATTGATCTTTCTCTGCGtcttggtggtggtggaggtgcAAGTGCTAACTCATCAGACCCACCACCTGTTAAACGGACCAGAGGTCGTCCTCCTGGCCCCGTCAAGACCCAGCTCAACGCTTTAGGTACTCCATCGATCTTTCTTGaaaccccttttttttttaatcaaatcaaGATATATCACTGCTTGCTTATAGGAGGAGCAGGAACACCGTTTATACCTGATATCATTGAGGTCGAAGCTGGAGAG GACATAGCTGCAAAGATTGTGGCGTATACGCATCAAGCGGGACCACGCGAGGTCGTTATTCTCTCAGCTTCAGGAGCTATATCTAGTGCGCTGCTTAACAGTCCTAGTGGAGTTGTTAAGTATGAG GGACAATATGAAATTGTTGCTATGTCAGGCTCTTTCTTGAATACTGAGAGTAATGGTACTTTGACCATAACTGGTGACTTGAGCGTGTCTCTGGCTAACCACAATGGCAAGATTGTTGGGGGTATTGTTGCTGGAATGCTAGTAGCTGGGTCACAAGTCCAG gtcGGTGTTGGAAGCTTTGTACCAGAGCGAGTGGTTGAGAATAACACCGAGCCAGCTTCAGGTCCAGCAACAGCCAGTGGTAGTGGTGGACTAAATGATAGTAAATCGCCGCTGCATCAAGTTGGAAACTCTACGCCTCAACCACCTGACCAGATGTGCGATCTTCGCCTCTGGCCTGGCAGCAACCCTCAATAA
- the LOC106410136 gene encoding RING-H2 finger protein ATL29 produces the protein MPTIPSPLPPQEHYVTPPLTVIFTVVFLIFIFVGFFTLYFCKCILDTIMQTWHIHHSGEREVTDNPLQPPEAPPVNPGLDLRIINSFPTFPYFSVKDLREEKYGLECAICLLEFDEDHVLRLLTTCYHVFHQECIDLWFESHKTCPVCRHDLDPPPPPENTTNVLSNVDEMIIDVIQETSYDGGDQHHHHQTTTPIDTGTSSGQSSCVNNERSRKEQTLPETFSRSHSTGHSIVRNKPEEEDKYTLRLPEHVKIKVTRGHSQTKSCVTFAELVRNRSYAHRRFGEVSNQTVATHSGE, from the coding sequence ATGCCGACAATTCCTTCACCTTTACCGCCACAAGAACATTACGTGACACCACCTCTCACGGTGATCTTCACCGTAGTCTTTCTAATATTCATCTTTGTCGGTTTTTTCACTCTCTATTTCTGCAAATGTATTCTCGACACCATAATGCAAACCTGGCATATCCATCACAGTGGAGAAAGAGAAGTAACAGACAATCCCCTCCAGCCACCTGAAGCTCCTCCGGTCAATCCTGGCCTAGACCTTAGAATCATAAATTCGTTTCCTACTTTTCCTTATTTCTCCGTTAAAGATCTCCGGGAAGAGAAATACGGCCTCGAATGTGCCATTTGTCTACTTGAATTTGACGAAGATCACGTGCTACGTCTCTTGACAACTTGCTACCATGTGTTTCACCAAGAATGCATCGATCTTTGGTTCGAATCTCACAAAACTTGTCCTGTTTGTCGCCACGATCTTGATCCTCCTCCTCCCCCGGAAAACACCACCAATGTTCTATCTAACGTCGATGAGATGATCATCGATGTAATTCAAGAAACCAGCTACGACGGTGGCgatcaacatcatcatcatcagaccACAACACCGATAGATACTGGGACGTCTTCAGGACAAAGCAGTTGCGTTAACAACGAAAGATCGAGAAAAGAACAAACATTGCCAGAAACATTCTCGAGATCGCATTCTACGGGACATTCAATAGTGAGAAACAAACCAGAGGAAGAAGATAAGTATACATTAAGATTACCAGAGCATGTCAAGATTAAGGTTACAAGAGGACATAGCCAAACAAAGAGTTGTGTGACTTTTGCAGAACTTGTTAGAAACAGAAGTTATGCTCATCGCCGGTTTGGTGAAGTCTCCAATCAAACGGTTGCTACACACTCGGGAGAGTAA
- the LOC106407010 gene encoding ubiquitin carboxyl-terminal hydrolase 20, with translation MLIADSDLPPPISPPPPLTPSPIETLDESIGVHDAVQSLALSSPNQVEVEEAVSVETLTVPSLVPVEPFSDICCLSDNYKRWTPNVSPGFDTDDESTSYWSTNQPLYSFIQDPPEMIDEPTGVGVGLWNLGNSCFVNSVFQCLTHTLPLIESLCSYEPLELCNCGNEWFCVRSAFKGHLEAALTTSRCSIAPYSFLNNLNYFSADFRRYQQEDAHEFLQAFLDKLERCCLEDPSSDRDRDRDPDDSVSSQDVNLVQRIFGGRLVSELRCCNCNSVSETFENSLGLSLEIEHVDNLQSALDSFTRVEKLDEPMTCDNCKEKVSKEKQLLLYKLPQVVTFHLKRFKNNGFFMEKIFNHVKFPLEIDLQPYMVRSQNNEVTAKYRLYAFVEHFGSLAYGHYSSYVRSAPKTWHQFDDKQVTRIDEDRVLSQDAYILFYAREGIPLFSSTFQEVHPLVEASLQNPSPNSVLDPTSGECSSEISYENAYKSNKLLSENSAGVIQHVKPEERYVSLSNEFDEDALLQSTESSGEDDDNSNDSCTEKEVDSRLDIERATTGDDSVPYLMVQDQDSSQKQQDGTFLIQLEKLEATKNQEEEEPCKQPLLIRHVGESKENEIVHRRGPVKKPSPRERVLDQGISTTGSPPKKLKKA, from the exons ATGCTGATCGCTGATTCCGACTTGCCTCCGCCGATTTCACCTCCTCCGCCGCTAACCCCCAGCCCAATCGAAACCCTAGACGAGTCGATCGGAGTCCATGATGCAGTTCAATCGCTGGCTCTTTCTTCCCCGAATCAGGTGGAGGTGGAGGAGGCGGTCTCAGTCGAAACCCTAACCGTGCCTTCTCTGGTTCCCGTCGAGCCGTTCTCTGATATTTGTTGTTTGTCGGATAATTACAAACGGTGGACTCCTAACGTCTCGCCTGGGTTCGATACTGACGACGAGTCTACGAGTTACTGGTCCACGAACCAACCTTTGTATAGTTTCATTCAAGATCCTCCCGAGATGATCGACGAGCCCACTGGTGTT GGTGTTGGGCTTTGGAATCTAGGCAACAGTTGTTTCGTTAACTCGGTGTTTCAGTGTTTGACTCACACTCTCCCTCTTATCGAGAGTCTTTGCTCTTACGAACCTCTTGAGCTTTGTAACT GTGGCAATGAGTGGTTTTGTGTTAGAAGTGCTTTTAAAGGTCACTTAGAGGCTGCGCTGACGACTTCACGATGTTCAATTGCTCCCTACTCCTTCCTTAACAATCTTAACT ATTTTTCGGCTGACTTCAGGCGTTACCAGCAAGAAGACGCTCATGAGTTTCTACAAGCGTTTTTGGATAAGTTGGAGAGATGTTGTTTGGAGGACCCGAGTAGTGACCGTGACCGTGACCGTGACCCTGATGACTCTGTCTCTTCTCAAGATGTTAACTTGGTTCAGCGTATCTTTGGTGGTCGTCTCGTCAGTGAG CTTCGTTGCTGCAACTGCAACTCTGTTTCTGAGACATTTGAAAACTCTCTTGGGTTGAGTTTGGAAATCGAACATGTGGATAACCTTCAGAGTGCGCTGGATTCGTTCACCCGTGTGGAGAAGCTTGATGAGCCAATGACTTGTGATAACTGTAAAGAAAAAGTTTCAAAGGAGAAGCAGCTCTTGCTCTATAAGCTGCCACAGGTTGTCACATTCCATCTGAAGAGATTCAAGAATAATGGGTTTTTTATGGAGAAGATTTTCAATCATGTCAAGTTTCCGTTGGAGATAGACTTGCAGCCATATATGGTCAGAAGCCAGAATAACGAA GTTACTGCAAAATATCGTCTTTATGCTTTTGTGGAGCATTTTGGGTCATTAGCTTACGGTCATTACTCTTCCTATGTGAGGTCTGCCCCAAAGACATGGCATCAATTTGATGACAAGCAG GTCACTAGAATCGATGAAGATAGAGTGTTATCACAAGACGCATATATTCTTTTCTATGCAAGAGAAGGGATCCCCTTGTTTTCTAGCACTTTTCAAGAGGTGCATCCATTGGTTGAGGCTAGCTTGCAAAATCCTTCGCCGAACTCTGTCCTTGATCCTACCAGCGGGGAGTGTTCATCTGAAATCAGCTATGAGAATGCATATAAATCCAACAAACTACTCTCTGAAAACTCAGCGGGAGTAATCCAACATGTCAAGCCAGAAGAAAGATATGTTTCCCTCTCCAACGAGTTTGACGAAGATGCGTTGTTACAATCAACAGAGTCAAGTGGCGAAGATGATGATAATTCTAACGATTCATGCACTGAAAAAGAAGTAGATTCTCGCTTAGACATTGAAAGAGCTACCACTGGTGATGACTCTGTTCCTTATCTCATGGTTCAAGATCAAGACTCGTCTCAGAAACAACAGG ATGGAACTTTCCTAATTCAACTCGAGAAATTGGAAGCcacaaagaatcaagaagaggaagaacctTGCAAGCAGCCATTACTAATAAGACACGTTGGAGAGTCCAAGGAAAACGAAATTGTTCATAGAAGAGGCCCCGTGAAGAAACCTTCACCTCGTGAAAGAGTGTTGGACCAAGGCATATCTACAACTGGTTCTCCAcctaaaaaacttaaaaaagcaTGA
- the LOC106411458 gene encoding uncharacterized protein LOC106411458 isoform X2 → MSGNDAAETAKIEVWWDMNDCTIPEGYDARRVRSGIERAFEKLGYSGRVSITAYGDQKKTPCHVLRGLSSTGVAVAHTNSDSTRSVMHRDMVEWRAQNPPPGIILIISDQVEGEFSWDLARLQQRTRYKLFQANSMKSRDDFILLYKANWRWEQLLEKGDPPLVAVVGGLSSAAMFYCKSCNFDCQSLNKFRKHLSSYKHGMEEAINPPDTRLSCVTKTWARNYQATPEHATAEIHVLWDMIDCPIPEGYDARRVRPSIERAFKEIGYSGPVSITAFADQKQTPVHHLLALSSTGVDFSHTLPWVHYSRMITDFEKWTKDNPAPASIMIISDEVASSKDRSTLICRKLQKSNYNCFLAYSVRPFEMPVLVTSAEWLWDNLLAETKRHILHKCSESERVVAASTGMFCCTLCLCDCKSLDDFNKHLSSKDHTQEEKRMTSYAQSAPRRRRLYKISNYYEEVGYPPKTKRMRKAALKGFFLPRPLRFTRR, encoded by the exons ATGTCGGGGAACGATGCGGCGGAGACAGCTAAAATAGAGGTGTGGTGGGACATGAATGACTGTACGATTCCGGAGGGGTACGATGCTCGTCGGGTCCGTTCAGGTATAGAAAGGGCGTTCGAAAAACTAGGCTACAGTGGTCGTGTCTCCATCACTGCCTATGGCGACCAAAAAAAAACCCCTTGCCACGTCCTACGAGGGCTCTCTTCCACTGGAGTCGCTGTTGCACATACCAATTCCG ATAGCACGCGCTCAGTCATGCATCGGGATATGGTGGAATGGCGAGCTCAAAATCCTCCTCCGGGTATAATTTTAATCATATCCGATCAGGTGGAAGGTGAATTCTCCTGGGATCTGGCCCGCCTACAACAGCGCACTAGATACAAACTTTTTCAGGCTAATTCAATGAAGAGTCGCGATGATTTTATCCTGCTCTATAAAGCAAATTGGCGCTGGGAACAACTACTAGAAAAAGGAGACCCACCACTTGTGGCGGTGGTGGGTGGATTATCATCTGCTGCCATGTTTTATTGCAAATCGTGCAATTTCGATTGCCAAAGCCTGAATAAATTCAGGAAGCATCTCTCCAGTTATAAGCATGGAATGGAA GAGGCTATAAACCCTCCGGACACACGACTCTCTTGTGTAACGAAGACGTGGGCAAGGAACTACCAGGCCACGCCTGAACACGCCACAGCTGAAATACATGTGTTGTGGGACATGATTGACTGTCCGATTCCGGAGGGGTATGATGCTCGTCGGGTCCGTCCAAGTATAGAAAGGGCCTTCAAGGAAATAGGCTACTCTGGTCCTGTCTCCATCACTGCCTTTGCCGACCAAAAACAAACACCTGTTCACCACCTTCTTGCCCTCTCTTCTACTGGAGTCGATTTTTCACATACCCTTCCCT GGGTCCATTACAGTCGCATGattacagattttgagaaatggACAAAAGATAATCCTGCTCCGGCTTCGATTATGATCATATCGGATGAAGTCGCTTCCAGCAAGGACCGTTCAACACTTATTTGCCGGAAACTACAAAAGAGTAACTACAACTGTTTTTTGGCTTATTCAGTTAGGCCTTTTGAAATGCCTGTCCTGGTCACTTCTGCTGAGTGGCTCTGGGATAACTTACTTGCAG AGACAAAAAGACACATTCTTCACAAGTGCAGTGAAAGTGAAAGGGTTGTTGCAGCATCTACCGGAATGTTTTGTTGCACATTGTGTTTATGTGATTGCAAAAGCCTCGATGATTTCAATAAGCATCTCTCAAGTAAAGATCATACACAGGAA GAGAAGAGAATGACTTCGTATGCTCAATCTGCCCCTCGCCGGCGAAGGCTTTATAAAATATCCAACTACTATGAGGAg GTAGGATATCCTCCCAAGACCAAACGTATGAGGAAAGCAGCCCTGAAGGGTTTTTTTCTCCCTAGACCATTACGTTTTACTAGACGTTGA
- the BNAC07G34900D gene encoding protein RGF1 INDUCIBLE TRANSCRIPTION FACTOR 1, which produces MAIEDQENTIREFKPKNRRIMGAGGPEEEDNRWPPWLKPLLKEHFFAHCKFHVDSHKSECNMYCLDCTNGPLCSLCLAHHKDHRTIQIRRSSYHDVIRVNEIQKYLDISGIQTYVINSAKVVFLNERPQPRPGKGVTNTCKVCYRSLVDDSFRFCSLGCKIAGSSRGFEKGRKNLLMETEDSGSFSPSTPPLTASSSCRIAKRRKGIPHRSPMG; this is translated from the exons ATGGCAATAGAGGATCAAGAGAACACAATCCGCGAATTCAAGCCTAAGAACAGAAGAATCATG GGAGCTGGTGGACCTGAGGAGGAAGACAACAGGTGGCCACCATGGCTGAAACCTCTACTTAAAGAGCATTTCTTTGCTCACTGCAAGTTTCATGTAGACTCTCATAAGAGTGAATGCAATATGTATTGCTTAGACTGCACCAACGGCcctctttgctctctttgtCTTGCCCATCACAAGGATCATCGCACTATTCAG ATAAGGAGATCATCTTATCATGATGTTATAAGGGTGAATGAGATACAAAAGTATCTTGATATATCTGGGATCCAAACTTATGTGATCAATAGTGCTAAAGTCGTCTTCTTGAACGAGAGGCCTCAGCCTAGGCCAGGGAAAGGTGTAACCAATACCTGCAAGGTTTGCTATCGTAGCCTCGTTGATGATAGCTTCCGCTTCTGCTCTCTTGGCTGCAAG ATTGCTGGATCATCTAGAGGCTTTGAAAAGGGGAGGAAGAACCTTTTGATGGAGACAGAGGATTCTGGTAGTTTCAGCCCATCAACACCTCCACTTACTGCTTCTAGTAGTTGCAGAATCGCCAAGCGAAGAAAGGGAATCCCTCACCGATCTCCAATGggataa
- the LOC106411458 gene encoding uncharacterized protein LOC106411458 isoform X1 — MSGNDAAETAKIEVWWDMNDCTIPEGYDARRVRSGIERAFEKLGYSGRVSITAYGDQKKTPCHVLRGLSSTGVAVAHTNSDSTRSVMHRDMVEWRAQNPPPGIILIISDQVEGEFSWDLARLQQRTRYKLFQANSMKSRDDFILLYKANWRWEQLLEKGDPPLVAVVGGLSSAAMFYCKSCNFDCQSLNKFRKHLSSYKHGMEEAINPPDTRLSCVTKTWARNYQATPEHATAEIHVLWDMIDCPIPEGYDARRVRPSIERAFKEIGYSGPVSITAFADQKQTPVHHLLALSSTGVDFSHTLPWVHYSRMITDFEKWTKDNPAPASIMIISDEVASSKDRSTLICRKLQKSNYNCFLAYSVRPFEMPVLVTSAEWLWDNLLAVSETKRHILHKCSESERVVAASTGMFCCTLCLCDCKSLDDFNKHLSSKDHTQEEKRMTSYAQSAPRRRRLYKISNYYEEVGYPPKTKRMRKAALKGFFLPRPLRFTRR, encoded by the exons ATGTCGGGGAACGATGCGGCGGAGACAGCTAAAATAGAGGTGTGGTGGGACATGAATGACTGTACGATTCCGGAGGGGTACGATGCTCGTCGGGTCCGTTCAGGTATAGAAAGGGCGTTCGAAAAACTAGGCTACAGTGGTCGTGTCTCCATCACTGCCTATGGCGACCAAAAAAAAACCCCTTGCCACGTCCTACGAGGGCTCTCTTCCACTGGAGTCGCTGTTGCACATACCAATTCCG ATAGCACGCGCTCAGTCATGCATCGGGATATGGTGGAATGGCGAGCTCAAAATCCTCCTCCGGGTATAATTTTAATCATATCCGATCAGGTGGAAGGTGAATTCTCCTGGGATCTGGCCCGCCTACAACAGCGCACTAGATACAAACTTTTTCAGGCTAATTCAATGAAGAGTCGCGATGATTTTATCCTGCTCTATAAAGCAAATTGGCGCTGGGAACAACTACTAGAAAAAGGAGACCCACCACTTGTGGCGGTGGTGGGTGGATTATCATCTGCTGCCATGTTTTATTGCAAATCGTGCAATTTCGATTGCCAAAGCCTGAATAAATTCAGGAAGCATCTCTCCAGTTATAAGCATGGAATGGAA GAGGCTATAAACCCTCCGGACACACGACTCTCTTGTGTAACGAAGACGTGGGCAAGGAACTACCAGGCCACGCCTGAACACGCCACAGCTGAAATACATGTGTTGTGGGACATGATTGACTGTCCGATTCCGGAGGGGTATGATGCTCGTCGGGTCCGTCCAAGTATAGAAAGGGCCTTCAAGGAAATAGGCTACTCTGGTCCTGTCTCCATCACTGCCTTTGCCGACCAAAAACAAACACCTGTTCACCACCTTCTTGCCCTCTCTTCTACTGGAGTCGATTTTTCACATACCCTTCCCT GGGTCCATTACAGTCGCATGattacagattttgagaaatggACAAAAGATAATCCTGCTCCGGCTTCGATTATGATCATATCGGATGAAGTCGCTTCCAGCAAGGACCGTTCAACACTTATTTGCCGGAAACTACAAAAGAGTAACTACAACTGTTTTTTGGCTTATTCAGTTAGGCCTTTTGAAATGCCTGTCCTGGTCACTTCTGCTGAGTGGCTCTGGGATAACTTACTTGCAG TTTCAGAGACAAAAAGACACATTCTTCACAAGTGCAGTGAAAGTGAAAGGGTTGTTGCAGCATCTACCGGAATGTTTTGTTGCACATTGTGTTTATGTGATTGCAAAAGCCTCGATGATTTCAATAAGCATCTCTCAAGTAAAGATCATACACAGGAA GAGAAGAGAATGACTTCGTATGCTCAATCTGCCCCTCGCCGGCGAAGGCTTTATAAAATATCCAACTACTATGAGGAg GTAGGATATCCTCCCAAGACCAAACGTATGAGGAAAGCAGCCCTGAAGGGTTTTTTTCTCCCTAGACCATTACGTTTTACTAGACGTTGA